The DNA sequence TCCCAACTGTACTCGGTGCGCACTATGCGGTAAGCGGTTTCCGCCCTCTGGCGTGCCCAGTCGGGCCGCGCAAGAGTATGGTTGATGCCCCAGGCCAGTGAGTCCACGTTGTCCGGGTAAACGAGCACCCCCGTCTCCCCGTGCTTCACTACCTCGTGTAGGCCTCCCACATCGCTCGCCACTACCGGCGTTCTCGCTGCCATAGCCTCCAGAGCCACGATACCGAAGGGCTCGTACAGGCTGGGGAAGACCGCCAC is a window from the Chloroflexota bacterium genome containing:
- a CDS encoding glycosyltransferase family 4 protein, which encodes VAVFPSLYEPFGIVALEAMAARTPVVASDVGGLHEVVKHGETGVLVYPDNVDSLAWGINHTLARPDWARQRAETAYRIVRTEYSWDRIAQRTAAVYERIVRERAAVKDW